The Roseibaca calidilacus genome has a window encoding:
- a CDS encoding UbiH/UbiF family hydroxylase — MRASYDIVVSGGGIAGLTAAAAFGSQGYSVLCVDPTPPVMAEADPASDLRTTAFLHPSVNVLELAGLWERYKAHAMPLQVMRIVDAGGDTPEPRVSHDFNAADISDQPFGWNLPNWLLRRECVARLGELPNVTFRPGIGTRRLTTRESAAIVGLSDGSSVEARLLVAADGRNSPMRQALGIGVRTTRFGQKALAFAVTHPVPHDNVSTEIHRSGGPFTLVPLPDRDGGPCSAIVWMETGPEAARLAALPVPEFEREMNRRSCGLFGRLTLVSRRTIWPIISQIAERFHGQRTALMAEAAHVVPPIGAQGLNMSLADLTALTRLMTPDNLGEAAPLAAYSRQRYPDVALRVAGVGMLNRASMIEARPLRDARAAALNAMYSAAPVRRTLMQLGIGVR, encoded by the coding sequence ATGCGTGCGTCTTATGACATTGTGGTGTCGGGTGGTGGTATTGCCGGGTTGACCGCCGCGGCGGCCTTTGGATCGCAGGGGTATTCGGTTCTGTGTGTGGACCCGACCCCACCCGTGATGGCCGAAGCCGACCCGGCATCTGACCTGCGCACAACGGCCTTTCTGCACCCTTCGGTCAATGTTCTTGAACTTGCCGGGCTGTGGGAGCGCTACAAGGCGCATGCCATGCCTTTGCAGGTCATGCGCATTGTCGATGCCGGGGGCGATACGCCCGAACCTCGGGTCAGCCATGATTTCAACGCAGCCGATATTTCCGACCAACCCTTTGGCTGGAACCTGCCCAATTGGCTGTTGCGCCGCGAATGCGTGGCGCGGCTGGGTGAACTGCCCAATGTCACCTTCCGCCCCGGCATTGGCACTCGGCGCCTGACCACACGCGAAAGCGCCGCCATCGTGGGGTTAAGCGATGGATCATCGGTGGAAGCGCGGCTGCTGGTCGCCGCCGATGGGCGCAATTCCCCCATGCGGCAGGCATTGGGTATTGGCGTGCGCACCACGCGCTTTGGGCAAAAGGCGCTGGCCTTTGCCGTTACGCACCCGGTGCCGCATGACAATGTCTCGACCGAGATTCATCGCTCTGGCGGCCCGTTCACGCTGGTGCCGCTGCCGGACCGCGATGGCGGACCTTGCTCGGCGATTGTCTGGATGGAAACCGGGCCAGAGGCCGCGCGACTGGCTGCCCTGCCCGTCCCCGAATTCGAACGCGAGATGAACCGCCGCTCTTGCGGCTTGTTCGGGCGGCTGACGCTGGTTTCACGCCGCACCATCTGGCCGATCATCAGCCAGATTGCAGAGCGCTTCCACGGCCAGCGCACGGCCCTTATGGCGGAAGCCGCGCATGTTGTCCCGCCCATCGGCGCGCAGGGGCTGAACATGTCGCTGGCAGACCTGACCGCGCTGACGCGGCTGATGACACCGGATAATCTGGGCGAGGCGGCACCACTCGCCGCCTATTCCCGCCAGCGCTACCCCGATGTGGCGCTGCGCGTTGCCGGTGTGGGCATGCTGAACCGCGCGTCCATGATCGAAGCGCGCCCCTTGCGCGATGCGCGTGCCGCCGCGCTGAACGCGATGTATTCGGCGGCACCCGTGCGCCGCACGCTGATGCAACTGGGCATCGGGGTGCGCTGA
- a CDS encoding pyrimidine 5'-nucleotidase encodes MPAAFFSHVRTWVFDLDNTLYPPHMGVFDQIDRRMTAYIMDALGLAQAEANRLRHDYWQTYGTTLAGLMREHDMDPEPYMIAVHDIDFSVLSPDAELRARIAALPGRKIVYTNGSAPYAQRVLEARGLDGLFAALYGVEHAGYRPKPEADAFASVFALDGLDPTAAAMFEDDPRNLAAPHAMGLRTVHVAPEPHDASHIHHHAPDLAGFLAALTR; translated from the coding sequence ATGCCTGCCGCGTTTTTCAGCCATGTCCGCACCTGGGTGTTCGATCTGGACAACACCCTTTACCCGCCGCATATGGGCGTGTTCGACCAGATTGACCGGCGCATGACGGCCTATATCATGGATGCGCTGGGGCTGGCACAGGCAGAAGCCAATCGCCTGCGCCACGATTACTGGCAAACCTATGGCACCACGCTGGCCGGGCTGATGCGCGAGCATGACATGGACCCAGAACCCTATATGATCGCGGTGCATGACATAGACTTTTCCGTGTTGTCGCCCGATGCCGAGCTGCGCGCGCGGATTGCAGCACTTCCGGGGCGCAAGATTGTCTATACCAACGGGTCCGCCCCCTACGCGCAGCGCGTGCTGGAAGCGCGCGGGCTGGATGGGCTGTTCGCGGCACTTTACGGCGTGGAACATGCCGGGTATCGCCCCAAGCCCGAAGCCGATGCCTTTGCATCGGTCTTTGCGCTGGATGGGCTGGACCCGACAGCCGCCGCCATGTTCGAAGACGACCCGCGCAATCTGGCTGCGCCACATGCGATGGGCCTGCGCACCGTGCATGTCGCCCCCGAACCGCATGACGCCAGCCATATTCATCACCATGCGCCTGACTTGGCGGGGTTTCTGGCCGCGCTGACCCGCTAG
- a CDS encoding GntR family transcriptional regulator, with product MTEPKHLKDAYSLILEAIDVGVYKPGDRLVESELADRFGVSRTPIREALQRLETQSLLTRDGRSLIVASLDHNQLAELYVVRSELEGLAARLAARHATDEEVRLLRSMIEEDARLLNDPQALSRANRRFHKQIHLASHNRYLVQQLDLVHRSMALLASTSISVAGRGERTLEEHSAIVEAIASGDGDTAYIALKEHISRAFETRLRQDSIAAERFSL from the coding sequence ATGACCGAACCCAAACACTTGAAAGACGCCTATTCGCTGATACTGGAAGCGATCGATGTCGGCGTTTACAAACCGGGCGACCGCTTGGTGGAATCGGAACTGGCGGACCGGTTTGGGGTGTCGCGAACACCCATCCGCGAAGCCTTGCAGCGGCTGGAAACGCAATCCTTGCTGACGCGCGACGGGCGCTCGCTTATCGTGGCGTCGCTGGACCATAACCAACTGGCCGAACTCTATGTCGTTCGCTCCGAACTTGAAGGGCTTGCGGCGCGGCTTGCGGCGCGCCATGCCACCGACGAAGAAGTGCGCCTGTTGCGCAGCATGATCGAAGAAGATGCCCGGCTGTTGAACGATCCGCAGGCGCTTAGCCGCGCAAATCGGCGTTTCCACAAGCAAATCCATCTTGCCTCGCATAACCGCTACCTTGTGCAGCAATTGGACCTTGTGCATCGGTCCATGGCGCTGCTGGCCAGCACGTCGATTTCCGTGGCCGGGCGGGGCGAACGCACCTTGGAAGAGCATTCCGCCATTGTCGAAGCGATCGCGTCCGGCGACGGCGACACGGCCTATATCGCGCTCAAGGAACATATCTCGCGCGCGTTCGAGACCCGGTTGCGGCAGGATTCCATCGCGGCGGAACGCTTCTCGCTGTAA
- a CDS encoding DUF6456 domain-containing protein: MSAQNRVNPGCALTVGALPDWVPRGARLYLSHTAAGLSLRALARNTGCHASTVLRQVRQFENRRDDPLVDNALTRLDRVLRTPPPPQTKTERFEMAQSTCLAQDSAAPAWSTDDLLSVLRDLDRPCAQLVVAPDMPKAMILRDLGQGHSERLRVFDRSLAEMLALKAWITCCRAGRVRSYVLSADGLAALRGTADEPAVARRARYGAAETPVAVLARRRDKAGQLFLMPELVQAADRLHEDFVMAQLDTLAPMPAERLTRALQNRTVPGPNIAPPGTCAARKRVLGALQDLGPGLSDMVLRVCCHLEGVESAEQAMGWCARSGKIVLRIGLQRLKLHYDRLGEDGLMIG, from the coding sequence ATGTCAGCACAAAACCGCGTGAACCCCGGTTGTGCCTTGACGGTCGGTGCCTTGCCCGACTGGGTGCCAAGGGGCGCACGGCTCTACCTGTCGCATACGGCAGCGGGCCTGTCATTGCGCGCATTGGCGCGCAATACGGGGTGCCATGCTTCAACCGTGTTGCGCCAAGTGCGCCAGTTCGAAAACCGGCGCGATGATCCCTTGGTGGATAATGCCCTGACCCGGCTGGACCGGGTTCTGCGCACCCCGCCGCCCCCCCAAACCAAGACGGAGCGTTTCGAGATGGCCCAATCGACGTGCCTTGCGCAAGACAGCGCCGCCCCTGCCTGGTCTACGGACGACCTGCTTTCCGTGTTGCGCGATCTGGATCGGCCCTGCGCCCAGCTTGTCGTGGCCCCGGATATGCCAAAGGCCATGATCCTGCGCGACTTGGGGCAGGGGCATAGCGAACGGTTGCGCGTATTCGACCGAAGCTTGGCTGAAATGCTGGCCCTGAAAGCTTGGATCACCTGTTGCCGCGCAGGTCGGGTGCGCAGCTATGTGCTTAGCGCCGACGGCTTGGCAGCTTTGCGCGGGACAGCGGATGAACCCGCTGTCGCCCGCCGGGCGCGCTATGGTGCGGCGGAAACCCCGGTCGCGGTTCTGGCGCGCCGACGTGACAAAGCGGGCCAGCTATTCTTGATGCCCGAACTGGTGCAGGCTGCCGACCGTTTGCACGAAGATTTCGTGATGGCGCAGCTTGATACATTGGCCCCGATGCCAGCGGAACGCCTGACCCGCGCGCTTCAGAACCGCACGGTGCCCGGCCCCAATATTGCACCACCGGGCACATGCGCTGCCCGCAAACGGGTGCTGGGGGCCCTGCAAGACTTGGGCCCGGGCCTGTCGGACATGGTGTTGCGCGTCTGTTGCCATCTGGAAGGGGTGGAAAGTGCTGAACAGGCGATGGGCTGGTGCGCGCGCTCGGGCAAGATCGTGCTTCGCATTGGCCTGCAACGGCTGAAACTGCATTATGACCGGCTGGGCGAAGACGGGCTGATGATCGGTTAA
- the lpdA gene encoding dihydrolipoyl dehydrogenase — translation MSYDLIVIGSGPGGYVCAIRAAQLGLKVACVEGRETLGGTCLNVGCIPSKALLHATHQLHEAAHNFDAMGLTGAKPKVDWKKMQSYKSDVIGQNTKGIEFLFKKNKVDWLKGWASIPAPGRVQVGDTEYETKKIVIASGSQSSPLPGVEVDEKIIVTSTGALELGKIPKKLVVIGAGVIGLEMGSVYARLGADVTVVEYLDRIIPGNDAEVAKTFQKLLGKQGMKFVLGAAVQSATATKTKATVTYKLRKDDSEHTLEADAVLLATGRRPYTDGLGLDALGVQMTKRGQIATDNHYKTSVDGIYAIGDAIEGPMLAHKAEDEGMAVAEVLAGQAGHVNYGVIPGVIYTWPEVASVGETEETLKEQGRAYKVGKFSFMGNGRAKANFAADGFVKILADKDTDRILGAHIIGPYAGDLIHEICVAMEFGAAAEDLARTCHAHPTYSEAVREAALACGDGAIHA, via the coding sequence ATGTCCTACGATCTGATCGTCATCGGCTCTGGCCCCGGCGGCTATGTCTGCGCCATTCGCGCAGCCCAGCTTGGCCTGAAAGTGGCCTGCGTCGAGGGGCGCGAGACATTGGGCGGCACCTGCCTGAATGTCGGGTGTATCCCCTCGAAGGCACTTTTGCACGCCACCCACCAACTGCATGAGGCCGCGCATAATTTCGATGCGATGGGCCTGACCGGGGCCAAGCCCAAGGTCGACTGGAAAAAGATGCAAAGCTACAAATCCGATGTGATCGGTCAGAACACCAAGGGCATCGAATTCCTGTTCAAGAAGAACAAGGTCGATTGGCTGAAAGGCTGGGCCAGCATTCCCGCGCCGGGCCGCGTTCAGGTGGGCGATACCGAATATGAAACGAAGAAGATCGTGATCGCATCGGGGTCGCAAAGCAGCCCGCTGCCGGGGGTAGAAGTGGATGAGAAGATCATCGTCACCTCCACCGGCGCGCTGGAACTGGGCAAGATCCCGAAAAAGCTGGTCGTGATCGGCGCGGGCGTTATCGGGCTAGAGATGGGCTCGGTCTATGCTCGTCTGGGGGCAGATGTAACGGTGGTCGAATATCTGGACCGCATCATCCCCGGCAATGATGCCGAGGTGGCCAAGACCTTCCAGAAGCTGTTGGGCAAGCAAGGGATGAAATTCGTGCTGGGTGCTGCTGTGCAATCGGCCACGGCCACCAAGACCAAGGCAACCGTCACCTACAAGCTGCGCAAGGATGACAGCGAACACACGCTTGAAGCTGATGCGGTGCTGCTGGCCACGGGACGCCGCCCCTATACCGACGGGCTGGGGCTGGACGCCTTGGGCGTGCAGATGACCAAGCGCGGCCAGATCGCGACCGACAACCATTACAAGACCAGCGTGGACGGCATCTATGCCATTGGCGATGCGATCGAAGGTCCGATGCTGGCCCACAAGGCCGAAGACGAAGGCATGGCCGTGGCCGAAGTGCTGGCAGGGCAGGCGGGGCATGTGAATTACGGTGTCATCCCCGGTGTGATCTACACTTGGCCCGAAGTTGCCTCTGTTGGTGAAACCGAGGAAACGCTCAAGGAACAGGGCCGCGCCTACAAGGTGGGCAAGTTCAGCTTTATGGGCAATGGCCGCGCGAAGGCGAATTTCGCCGCCGACGGTTTCGTGAAAATTCTGGCCGACAAGGACACCGACCGCATCTTGGGCGCGCATATCATCGGGCCATATGCGGGCGACCTGATCCACGAGATTTGCGTGGCGATGGAATTCGGCGCGGCTGCCGAGGATCTGGCGCGCACCTGCCATGCGCACCCAACCTATTCCGAAGCCGTGCGCGAAGCCGCCCTTGCTTGCGGGGATGGCGCGATCCACGCCTGA
- a CDS encoding DUF6477 family protein has translation MDQSAHGLQTTIRPRLLVVAARHGLAQYDRSRSLGRLLGLPVGHSLPEPAQAQAALTRREAEMDRARRAHDASWHPAEHVLVMTALLHEARSRSEAVAQTAL, from the coding sequence ATGGACCAATCCGCACATGGTTTGCAAACCACGATCCGGCCTCGCCTTTTGGTTGTTGCCGCGCGCCATGGGCTGGCGCAATATGACCGCAGCCGCAGCCTTGGGCGGCTGCTGGGCTTGCCCGTGGGCCACAGCCTGCCCGAGCCGGCCCAAGCACAAGCCGCCCTAACCCGCCGCGAGGCAGAGATGGACCGCGCCCGCCGCGCGCATGACGCAAGCTGGCACCCTGCTGAACATGTTCTGGTCATGACCGCGCTGCTGCACGAAGCCCGCAGCCGGTCCGAGGCGGTGGCGCAAACTGCGCTGTGA
- a CDS encoding LysR family transcriptional regulator gives MHIEFRHLRTIKAIHDAGGLARAAELLNMTQSALSHQVKGLEDQAGVELFVRRSKPLKLSAAGLKMLRAAEDILPRVTALEDEFAGLVKGSSGRLHIAIECHACFDWLFPVLEQFRKAWPDVDVDIRPGLAFDALPALRREEVDLVISSDPEALDGVQFLPLFDYEPVFVAAKGHPLAGKDFIEAEDFRDQTLITYPVERARLDVFTQLLTPAKVEPRAVRQVELTAVILLLVASGRGVSVLPDWVLREVRYHSDYVTKRLTEGGLTRRLYAAVRDEDAAKPFMAHVLRLARTEPVKLQRG, from the coding sequence ATGCATATCGAATTCCGCCACCTGCGCACGATCAAGGCCATTCACGATGCAGGCGGGCTGGCCCGCGCCGCCGAATTGCTGAACATGACGCAATCGGCGCTGTCGCATCAGGTCAAGGGGTTGGAAGATCAGGCCGGGGTCGAACTGTTCGTGCGCCGCTCGAAACCGCTGAAATTGTCGGCGGCGGGGCTGAAAATGCTGCGCGCCGCCGAGGATATCCTGCCGCGTGTGACGGCGCTGGAAGATGAATTTGCGGGGCTGGTCAAGGGCAGTTCGGGGCGGCTGCACATTGCCATCGAATGCCATGCCTGTTTCGACTGGCTGTTCCCGGTGCTGGAGCAGTTCCGCAAGGCTTGGCCCGATGTCGATGTCGATATCCGCCCCGGTCTGGCCTTCGATGCCCTGCCCGCCCTGCGGCGCGAAGAGGTGGATCTGGTCATCTCGTCAGACCCCGAAGCGCTGGACGGCGTGCAATTCCTGCCGCTGTTTGACTATGAACCCGTGTTCGTCGCCGCCAAGGGGCACCCGCTGGCGGGGAAGGATTTCATAGAGGCAGAGGATTTCCGCGACCAGACGCTGATTACCTACCCGGTGGAGCGCGCGCGGCTGGACGTGTTCACCCAGCTTCTGACGCCCGCCAAGGTGGAGCCGCGCGCGGTGCGGCAGGTGGAACTGACGGCGGTGATCTTGCTGCTGGTCGCATCCGGGCGCGGCGTGTCGGTCCTGCCCGACTGGGTGCTGCGCGAGGTGCGGTATCATTCGGATTACGTCACCAAGCGGTTGACCGAGGGCGGGCTGACCCGGCGGCTATATGCGGCGGTGCGGGACGAGGACGCGGCGAAACCGTTTATGGCGCATGTGCTGCGGCTGGCCCGGACGGAGCCGGTGAAGTTGCAGAGGGGGTGA
- a CDS encoding ABC-F family ATP-binding cassette domain-containing protein: MLRIDNISFAMQGNPLFEGASATIPTGHKVGIVGRNGAGKTTLFRILRGEYPLEGGKIELPARAKIGGVAQEVPSSSTSLLNTVLEADTERASLLAEAETATDPERIAAVQTRLADIDAWSAEGRASAILKGLGFDAEAQQRPCSDFSGGWRMRVALAGVLFAQPDLLLLDEPTNYLDLEGALWLEGYLMRYPHTVLIISHDRGLLNRAVGHILHLEDRKLTLYTGGYDGFAKLRAERRAALAAEADKVAAKRAHMQKFVDRFRAQATKAKQAQSRLKMLEKLSPITPPAEAARHVFSFPEPEELSPPILRLEGASVGYDGPPVLRGLDLRIDQDDRIALLGRNGEGKSTLSKLLAGKLEGSGNLTRATKLRVGYFAQHQVDELELDETPLQHLQRERPAEAPPKLRARLAGFGLMAEQAETIVRKLSGGQKARLSLLLATLDAPHMLILDEPTNHLDIESREALVEALTAYTGAVILVSHDMHLLSLVADRLWLVKDGNVRPYEGDLDGYRASLLAGDDKPAPPPKPKPKRASRDEIATLRQEVSRAEARIAKLEEMRDKLAKKLADPAIYENDRAGDLRVWQAKYAEVMDAMDRAEALWMAAQDSYDKAQG, from the coding sequence ATGCTCAGGATCGACAACATCAGCTTCGCCATGCAGGGCAACCCTTTGTTCGAAGGGGCCTCTGCCACTATTCCCACTGGCCACAAAGTGGGCATTGTCGGACGCAACGGGGCGGGGAAAACCACGCTGTTCCGCATTTTGCGCGGCGAATACCCGCTGGAAGGCGGCAAGATCGAATTGCCCGCCCGCGCCAAGATCGGGGGCGTGGCGCAGGAAGTGCCGTCGTCGTCCACCTCGCTTCTGAACACCGTGCTGGAAGCGGATACCGAACGCGCAAGCCTGTTGGCCGAAGCCGAAACCGCGACCGACCCCGAACGCATCGCCGCCGTGCAGACCCGGCTGGCCGATATTGACGCGTGGTCGGCCGAAGGGCGCGCAAGTGCCATCCTGAAGGGGCTGGGCTTTGACGCAGAGGCGCAACAACGCCCCTGTTCCGATTTCTCTGGCGGCTGGCGGATGCGCGTGGCACTTGCGGGCGTGCTGTTCGCGCAGCCAGACCTGCTGCTGCTGGACGAGCCGACCAACTACCTGGACCTTGAAGGTGCTTTGTGGCTGGAAGGCTATCTGATGCGCTACCCGCACACGGTGCTGATTATCAGCCATGACCGCGGGCTTTTGAACCGCGCGGTGGGCCATATCCTGCATCTGGAGGATCGCAAGCTGACGCTTTACACCGGCGGCTATGACGGGTTCGCCAAGCTGCGCGCCGAACGCCGCGCGGCGCTGGCGGCAGAGGCCGACAAGGTTGCCGCCAAACGCGCGCATATGCAGAAATTCGTCGACCGTTTCCGCGCGCAGGCCACCAAGGCCAAGCAAGCGCAATCGCGATTGAAGATGCTGGAAAAGCTGTCGCCCATCACCCCGCCGGCAGAGGCCGCGCGCCATGTGTTCAGCTTTCCCGAGCCGGAAGAACTGTCACCCCCCATTCTGCGGCTGGAAGGGGCGAGCGTGGGCTATGACGGCCCGCCCGTGCTGCGGGGGTTGGACCTGCGCATAGATCAGGACGACCGCATCGCGCTGCTGGGGCGCAATGGCGAAGGCAAATCGACCCTGTCGAAACTGCTGGCCGGGAAGCTTGAGGGCAGCGGAAACCTGACGCGCGCGACCAAGCTGCGCGTGGGCTATTTCGCCCAGCATCAGGTCGATGAGCTGGAACTGGATGAGACCCCGTTGCAGCATTTGCAGCGCGAACGCCCCGCAGAGGCCCCGCCGAAACTGCGCGCGCGACTGGCGGGGTTCGGGCTGATGGCCGAACAGGCCGAAACCATCGTGCGCAAGCTGTCGGGCGGGCAAAAGGCGCGGCTGTCGCTGCTGCTGGCCACGCTGGACGCGCCGCATATGCTGATCTTGGACGAGCCGACCAACCACCTTGACATCGAATCCCGCGAAGCGCTGGTCGAGGCGCTGACCGCCTATACCGGCGCGGTGATCCTTGTCAGCCATGACATGCATTTGCTATCGCTGGTTGCCGACCGCCTGTGGCTGGTCAAGGATGGCAATGTGCGCCCCTACGAGGGCGATCTGGACGGCTATCGTGCGTCGCTTCTGGCGGGGGACGACAAACCCGCCCCGCCGCCCAAACCCAAGCCCAAACGCGCCAGCCGCGACGAAATCGCAACCCTGCGCCAAGAGGTCAGCCGCGCCGAAGCGCGCATTGCCAAGCTGGAAGAGATGCGCGACAAGCTGGCGAAAAAGCTGGCTGACCCGGCGATCTATGAAAATGACCGCGCGGGCGATCTGCGCGTCTGGCAGGCAAAATATGCCGAGGTGATGGACGCCATGGACCGCGCCGAAGCCTTGTGGATGGCCGCGCAGGACAGTTACGACAAGGCTCAGGGTTAA
- a CDS encoding PLD nuclease N-terminal domain-containing protein — protein sequence MTELTGFGGLILLALGLWAIISTINSSASTGRKVLWCLIVFFLPLLGFILWLLFGPRARG from the coding sequence ATGACAGAACTCACCGGTTTCGGCGGCCTTATCCTCCTCGCCCTCGGGCTGTGGGCGATCATTTCGACCATCAATTCCAGCGCCTCGACCGGGCGCAAGGTGCTGTGGTGTCTGATCGTGTTCTTCCTGCCGCTTTTGGGCTTTATCCTGTGGCTGCTCTTTGGCCCGCGCGCGCGGGGCTGA
- a CDS encoding 2-isopropylmalate synthase, whose product MTHSKQDRVLIFDTTLRDGEQSPGATMSHSEKLEIAALLDEMGVDIIEAGFPIASEGDFQAVSEIAKNARNAVICGLARANLGDIDRAWEAVKHAPRGRIHTFIGTSPLHRDITALDMDGMVARIHDTVTHARNLCDDVQWSPMDATRTEHDFLCRVVETAIKAGATTINIPDTVGYTYPRESADLIRMLLERVPGADTITFATHCHNDLGMATANALAAVEAGARQVECTINGLGERAGNTALEEVVMALRVRGDILPYRTGIDTTKIMGLSRMVAAVSGFPVQYNKAVVGKNAFAHESGIHQDGMLKNKETFEIMRPEDIGLAATNLVMGKHSGRAALRAKLSELGYELGDNQLKDVFVRFKALADRKKEVYDDDLIALMAEASLSDEDAYLQIKRLRVICGTDGPQEAELTMLVGGEEKFVDATGDGPVDATFNAVKMLFPHDARLELYQVHAVTEGTDAQATVSVRLARDGIVYSGQSSDTDTVVASAKAYVNALNRLVMHQHRGNLSALMSSAG is encoded by the coding sequence ATGACCCACAGCAAACAGGACCGCGTCCTGATTTTTGACACCACCCTGCGCGATGGCGAACAAAGCCCCGGCGCGACCATGTCCCACAGCGAAAAGCTGGAAATCGCCGCCCTTCTGGACGAGATGGGCGTGGATATCATCGAAGCGGGCTTCCCCATAGCCAGCGAGGGCGATTTTCAGGCCGTGTCCGAGATTGCGAAAAACGCCCGCAATGCTGTGATCTGCGGTCTGGCGCGGGCCAATCTGGGCGATATCGACCGCGCGTGGGAGGCCGTGAAACACGCGCCGCGCGGGCGGATTCATACGTTTATCGGCACCTCTCCGCTGCACCGCGACATCACGGCGCTGGATATGGACGGGATGGTGGCGCGCATCCATGACACCGTTACCCATGCGCGCAACCTGTGCGATGATGTGCAATGGTCGCCCATGGATGCCACCCGCACCGAGCATGATTTCCTGTGCCGCGTGGTGGAAACCGCGATCAAGGCGGGGGCCACCACGATCAACATTCCCGACACGGTGGGCTATACCTACCCGCGCGAGAGTGCCGACCTGATCCGTATGCTCTTGGAGCGCGTGCCGGGCGCCGACACGATCACCTTCGCCACGCATTGCCATAACGACCTTGGCATGGCGACCGCCAATGCTTTGGCCGCCGTGGAAGCTGGCGCGCGTCAGGTCGAATGCACGATCAACGGCCTGGGCGAGCGCGCGGGCAACACGGCACTGGAAGAGGTGGTCATGGCGCTGCGCGTGCGCGGCGACATCCTGCCCTACCGCACGGGTATCGACACCACGAAGATCATGGGCCTGTCGCGCATGGTCGCGGCAGTGTCGGGCTTTCCGGTGCAGTATAACAAGGCCGTGGTCGGCAAGAACGCGTTTGCGCATGAATCCGGCATCCACCAGGACGGGATGCTGAAGAACAAGGAAACCTTCGAGATCATGCGCCCCGAGGATATTGGCTTGGCCGCCACCAACCTTGTGATGGGCAAGCATTCGGGCCGCGCGGCCTTGCGCGCGAAACTGTCGGAACTGGGCTATGAGTTGGGCGACAACCAGTTGAAAGACGTGTTCGTGCGGTTCAAGGCCTTGGCCGACCGCAAGAAAGAGGTCTATGACGACGACCTGATCGCGCTGATGGCCGAAGCCAGCCTGTCGGATGAGGACGCCTATCTGCAAATCAAGCGTTTGCGGGTGATCTGCGGCACCGATGGCCCGCAGGAAGCGGAACTGACCATGCTGGTGGGCGGCGAGGAGAAATTCGTCGATGCGACCGGCGACGGTCCGGTGGATGCCACGTTCAACGCGGTGAAAATGCTGTTCCCGCATGACGCGCGGCTGGAGCTGTATCAGGTCCATGCCGTGACCGAAGGCACCGATGCGCAGGCCACCGTCAGCGTACGGCTGGCGCGTGACGGGATCGTCTATTCCGGCCAGTCTTCGGACACCGACACAGTGGTCGCCAGCGCCAAAGCCTATGTCAACGCGCTGAACCGGCTGGTGATGCATCAACACCGGGGCAATCTGTCGGCGCTGATGTCAAGCGCCGGATAA
- the metF gene encoding methylenetetrahydrofolate reductase [NAD(P)H], translated as MSAPRISFEFFPPKTLEASFKLWDTVRMLAPLGPQFVSVTYGAGGTTRQLTHEAVTTIGAQFDLNVAAHLTCVDATRADTLAIADSYAQAGVTEIVALRGDPPKGQGGFTAHPEGFANSIELIEALAATGNFNLRVGAYPEPHPEAADSLADVRWLKRKFEAGAHSAITQFFFEAETFLRFRDACAAEGIDRPIIPGIVPIENWSGIRKFALATGATVPAWLDEAFEKAKRDGREDLLATALCTELCDTLMREGVEDLHFYTLNRPHLTRDVCHALGVQPQFALENVA; from the coding sequence ATGTCCGCACCGCGCATTTCTTTCGAATTCTTCCCGCCCAAGACGCTGGAAGCCAGTTTCAAGCTGTGGGACACGGTGCGCATGTTGGCCCCGCTTGGCCCGCAATTCGTATCCGTCACCTATGGGGCAGGCGGTACGACCCGCCAGTTGACGCATGAGGCCGTGACCACCATCGGCGCGCAATTCGACCTGAATGTCGCCGCCCATCTGACCTGCGTGGATGCCACGCGTGCCGACACCTTGGCCATTGCCGACAGCTACGCGCAAGCGGGCGTGACAGAGATTGTGGCCCTGCGCGGCGATCCGCCCAAGGGGCAGGGGGGCTTTACCGCCCATCCCGAGGGTTTCGCCAATTCTATCGAACTGATCGAGGCGCTGGCGGCGACCGGCAATTTCAACCTGCGTGTGGGGGCCTATCCGGAACCCCACCCCGAAGCCGCCGACAGCTTGGCCGATGTGCGCTGGCTGAAGCGCAAGTTCGAAGCTGGCGCGCATTCCGCGATCACGCAGTTCTTCTTCGAGGCAGAGACCTTCCTGCGCTTTCGCGACGCTTGCGCGGCGGAAGGGATTGATCGACCGATCATCCCCGGCATTGTCCCCATCGAAAACTGGTCGGGCATTCGCAAATTCGCGCTGGCCACGGGGGCCACTGTGCCCGCATGGCTGGATGAGGCGTTCGAAAAAGCCAAACGCGACGGGCGCGAAGACCTGTTGGCCACCGCGCTGTGCACGGAGCTGTGCGACACGCTGATGCGCGAGGGGGTGGAAGACCTGCATTTCTACACGCTCAACCGCCCGCATCTGACGCGCGACGTGTGCCATGCGCTGGGTGTGCAGCCGCAATTCGCGCTGGAGAATGTCGCCTGA